A region from the Sulfitobacter sp. D7 genome encodes:
- a CDS encoding Hpt domain-containing protein, producing MAPTETYEQRVAATRKRFIEGIPDRLQAVSDALRETDGADPRETKARKVHRMLHDLAGNAAMLEYLKIEDCLRKGLRVAEDADESSSPLSADDVRIIETALADANSVVENI from the coding sequence GTGGCACCTACCGAGACATATGAGCAGCGCGTTGCCGCCACGCGAAAACGCTTTATCGAAGGGATCCCGGATCGCCTGCAGGCCGTCTCTGACGCACTGCGCGAGACGGACGGGGCCGATCCGCGCGAGACGAAAGCGCGCAAGGTCCACCGCATGCTGCACGATCTGGCCGGGAACGCCGCGATGCTGGAATACCTTAAGATTGAAGATTGTCTGCGCAAGGGGCTGCGCGTCGCCGAAGATGCCGATGAGTCCTCTTCGCCCTTGTCAGCCGATGATGTTCGTATAATTGAGACGGCTCTGGCCGATGCCAATAGCGTCGTCGAAAATATCTAA
- a CDS encoding xanthine dehydrogenase family protein molybdopterin-binding subunit: MSRLKGSDNQSQMTRRGFLVSMTAAGVAFGFPQASNAAMNPAVADGTPIMPNGQPFEPSMWYWIDADGQVNVNIIRAEMGQHVGTAIARILADELEVAWEDVHITHVDSAEKWGLMVTGGSWSIWQSWSVYRQAGAAGRTALIEAAAAKWGVDASGLTARDGAVTDGTQSISYGDLVAEGLDRSFTEDELAALPLKPHADLRLVGQDVHPLDLDTKTTGQAIYGLDAKVDGMVYGVPMLPPTRYGSKVNSVDDSAAKEVNGYLETVVLDDPSGTVPGWVVVLGKTLHAARMATYEISVDWTAGETADVSEDDIQARSRELIGSDAGSILHTEQPETSAVFDAAAETLEAEYTTQSVLHFQMEPVNATVFQNADGVWETHAGNQWQSLILPTLAVALEVPADKIVMRSYMLGGGFGRRLNGDYIVPAALASKAVGKPVKLVFSREEDAQFDSIRSPSVQKLRMAFDDGKAVTGMEHHAAAGWPTQVMAPGFMPKGVNEEPYDPFAIDGADHWYSVGAHRVRAISNDLANATFRPGWLRSVGPGWTNFAVESFMDEAAHKVDADPLQFRLDHLKAEGINAGSAPNAVGGASRQAAVLQRVAEMSGYGKTDLPEGTAIGIATTFGQSRTMPTWTAAAVKLAVDAETGEVAVEKMWLAFDCGTVVDPDGARAQCEGAALWGLSMALHEGTRIEDGNVVDLNLGSYTPLRMVDVPDIEVAFVESTEAPVGLGEPGTTVIAPAVANAIFNATGARVRHLPITADAVLAALES, from the coding sequence ATGTCCCGCCTGAAAGGCTCCGACAATCAATCGCAAATGACCCGCCGTGGGTTTCTGGTGTCCATGACCGCCGCTGGCGTTGCCTTTGGCTTCCCACAGGCGTCGAACGCCGCGATGAACCCCGCTGTGGCAGATGGCACACCGATCATGCCAAACGGCCAGCCGTTCGAGCCGTCGATGTGGTATTGGATCGACGCCGACGGTCAGGTCAACGTCAACATCATCCGCGCCGAAATGGGCCAGCACGTCGGCACCGCCATCGCGCGTATTCTGGCCGATGAGCTGGAAGTCGCGTGGGAAGATGTGCACATCACCCATGTGGATTCAGCCGAGAAATGGGGCCTGATGGTCACCGGCGGCAGCTGGTCGATCTGGCAAAGCTGGTCGGTTTACCGTCAGGCAGGCGCTGCCGGGCGGACTGCGCTGATCGAAGCGGCGGCGGCCAAGTGGGGCGTTGATGCCTCTGGCCTGACCGCACGCGACGGTGCTGTGACCGATGGCACGCAAAGCATCAGCTACGGCGATCTGGTGGCCGAAGGGCTCGACCGGAGCTTTACCGAAGACGAATTGGCAGCCCTGCCGTTGAAACCCCATGCCGATCTGCGCCTTGTGGGCCAAGACGTGCATCCTCTTGATCTGGATACGAAGACCACCGGTCAGGCGATCTATGGCTTGGATGCCAAGGTCGATGGCATGGTCTACGGCGTGCCGATGCTGCCGCCGACGCGCTATGGCTCCAAGGTCAATTCAGTCGATGACAGCGCCGCGAAAGAGGTCAATGGCTACCTTGAGACCGTGGTGCTGGATGACCCTTCGGGCACCGTGCCGGGCTGGGTTGTGGTGCTGGGCAAAACGCTCCACGCCGCGCGGATGGCCACCTATGAGATCAGCGTCGATTGGACCGCAGGCGAAACGGCTGATGTGTCCGAGGATGACATTCAAGCCCGCTCGCGCGAGTTGATCGGAAGCGATGCCGGGTCGATCCTGCACACTGAACAGCCCGAAACCAGCGCCGTTTTCGACGCCGCTGCCGAGACGCTTGAGGCCGAGTACACCACGCAATCCGTGCTGCACTTCCAGATGGAGCCAGTGAACGCGACCGTCTTCCAGAACGCCGATGGCGTCTGGGAAACTCACGCGGGCAACCAGTGGCAGTCGTTGATCCTGCCGACGCTGGCCGTCGCGTTGGAGGTGCCCGCCGATAAGATCGTGATGCGCAGCTACATGCTGGGCGGGGGCTTTGGCCGCCGGTTGAACGGTGACTATATCGTGCCTGCAGCGCTGGCGTCCAAGGCTGTGGGCAAGCCCGTGAAACTGGTCTTCTCCCGCGAGGAAGACGCCCAGTTTGACAGCATTCGCTCGCCTTCGGTGCAGAAATTGCGCATGGCGTTTGACGATGGCAAAGCCGTCACGGGCATGGAACACCACGCCGCCGCCGGTTGGCCGACACAGGTGATGGCACCGGGTTTCATGCCCAAAGGTGTCAACGAAGAACCCTATGATCCCTTTGCCATCGACGGTGCGGATCACTGGTACAGCGTGGGCGCGCACCGCGTGCGGGCGATCTCCAACGATCTGGCGAATGCGACCTTCCGTCCCGGTTGGCTGCGCTCGGTCGGGCCGGGCTGGACCAACTTTGCTGTCGAAAGCTTCATGGACGAGGCCGCGCATAAGGTCGATGCCGATCCGTTGCAGTTCCGTTTGGATCACCTGAAGGCCGAAGGCATCAACGCGGGCTCTGCGCCCAATGCGGTTGGCGGTGCGTCGCGTCAGGCGGCTGTCTTGCAGCGCGTGGCCGAGATGTCAGGCTACGGCAAGACCGACTTGCCTGAGGGCACGGCAATCGGGATCGCCACCACCTTTGGTCAGTCGCGGACCATGCCAACTTGGACCGCAGCCGCGGTCAAACTGGCGGTGGATGCCGAAACGGGCGAGGTCGCTGTCGAGAAGATGTGGCTGGCCTTCGATTGTGGCACCGTGGTCGACCCCGACGGGGCGCGCGCGCAATGCGAAGGCGCGGCGCTCTGGGGCCTGTCCATGGCTCTGCATGAGGGCACGCGGATCGAAGACGGCAATGTCGTTGATCTCAACCTCGGGTCTTATACGCCGTTGCGGATGGTTGATGTGCCGGACATCGAAGTGGCCTTTGTCGAGAGCACGGAAGCGCCCGTCGGTCTTGGCGAGCCGGGCACCACAGTCATCGCGCCGGCGGTTGCCAACGCGATCTTCAACGCCACCGGGGCGCGGGTACGGCATCTGCCGATCACCGCTGATGCGGTCCTCGCGGCGCTGGAAAGCTGA
- a CDS encoding cellulose biosynthesis cyclic di-GMP-binding regulatory protein BcsB, with product MKYPAIGLLAALLPFQVHAQTTTGEDAARAPAEQVQEGLIARTFDLAELGFQNGISFRQLSGNATIYIPLPDADALNSGSLQLELEHASTTEVDRYLQVSVAGRPVTSQALPNGAGRLSLPVPLSPEDVSGGFIAVGLSYSGALSDRVCVDERASGDFLEITAASSVTLQLDPSEIDTSAAFAGLRPANTRLAINGNDSLAALAAATRAAALFDAEAGRLTFAEETASPAGAWSEGVIQLDVTASGVASEMAVDTQTGLPVLTLRGSDPQVGLWQMMSEWSALSNTDATVVDVAGAQALFDDRLPLSALQADLTPRAVVSTEDFFVPFQSSDLPAGKGVAGVNLHVAAALDPEGRGATASVFLNDTLLGNRPLGSGKPEQLTFSVPSGLLGRDNLLRVSIQRQPTGGECRFKPQGYPAQILPGSALLLSDAAPQDQDFFALRQEFGNGVQVVLDPDLSLDFAQTLPWLAGVAGSVIPDRATILPRASVDALEGDEPFFVISEQNPGDGDPLITFDQGRIELRDRQDNLIYSGEDLSRLGVVQIVTRGDTRGLWLRPGNGPAPELTPERPMMLDRGDLALIGQDGVILATATDRSPLVDVVYPDRTSLAQMLAKYRPWIVGGIWVLVTLLVLIVFQRVYRARRGKDET from the coding sequence ATGAAGTATCCCGCAATTGGTTTGTTGGCGGCCTTGCTGCCGTTTCAAGTTCACGCTCAAACGACCACGGGTGAGGACGCGGCGCGTGCCCCCGCGGAGCAGGTTCAAGAGGGGCTGATCGCACGGACCTTCGATCTGGCGGAGCTTGGGTTTCAAAACGGCATTTCTTTCCGCCAACTGTCTGGAAATGCGACGATCTATATTCCGCTGCCCGACGCGGATGCGCTGAACTCGGGCAGTTTGCAGCTAGAGCTTGAACACGCCTCTACCACCGAGGTGGACCGCTATTTGCAAGTGTCGGTCGCGGGCCGCCCCGTGACTTCGCAGGCGCTGCCGAATGGGGCAGGGCGCCTGAGCCTGCCCGTGCCGCTCAGCCCCGAAGACGTCTCTGGCGGGTTTATCGCCGTGGGCCTGTCCTATTCCGGCGCCCTTAGTGATCGCGTCTGTGTGGACGAGCGTGCCTCGGGGGATTTCCTTGAGATCACGGCGGCGTCTTCCGTGACGTTGCAACTGGACCCCTCGGAAATCGACACATCGGCTGCCTTCGCGGGGCTGCGTCCTGCGAATACGCGCCTTGCGATCAACGGAAACGATTCCCTCGCCGCTCTGGCTGCCGCGACCCGCGCCGCGGCGTTGTTTGACGCCGAGGCAGGGCGACTGACCTTTGCTGAGGAAACGGCAAGCCCGGCGGGCGCATGGTCCGAAGGTGTCATCCAGCTTGACGTGACTGCCTCTGGCGTGGCGAGTGAGATGGCCGTGGACACCCAAACGGGCCTGCCGGTCTTGACCCTGCGCGGCAGTGATCCGCAGGTGGGGCTGTGGCAGATGATGTCGGAATGGTCGGCCCTGTCGAACACGGATGCGACCGTGGTCGATGTGGCAGGGGCTCAGGCTCTGTTCGATGACCGCTTGCCGCTCTCTGCTTTGCAGGCCGATCTCACCCCGCGCGCCGTGGTCTCGACCGAAGACTTCTTTGTTCCGTTCCAGTCCTCGGATCTTCCGGCGGGCAAGGGCGTGGCCGGTGTTAACCTGCATGTGGCCGCAGCGCTTGATCCCGAAGGGCGCGGGGCGACGGCCTCGGTCTTTCTGAATGACACGCTTTTGGGCAACCGCCCGCTTGGCAGTGGCAAGCCCGAGCAATTGACCTTTTCTGTGCCCAGCGGCCTGCTGGGGCGCGACAACCTGCTGCGCGTGTCGATCCAGCGTCAGCCCACGGGCGGCGAATGCCGGTTCAAACCGCAGGGCTATCCGGCGCAGATCCTGCCTGGCAGCGCCTTGTTGCTTTCCGATGCCGCGCCGCAGGATCAGGATTTCTTTGCCCTGCGACAAGAGTTCGGCAATGGGGTTCAGGTCGTGCTTGACCCCGATCTATCGCTGGATTTCGCGCAAACACTGCCGTGGCTCGCAGGCGTTGCGGGCAGTGTGATCCCGGACCGTGCCACCATCCTGCCCCGCGCCTCGGTTGACGCGCTTGAAGGGGACGAGCCTTTCTTTGTGATCTCTGAGCAAAACCCCGGAGATGGCGACCCGCTGATCACATTTGATCAGGGCCGCATTGAGCTACGCGACCGTCAAGACAACTTGATCTATTCGGGCGAAGATCTGTCGCGCCTTGGTGTGGTGCAGATCGTCACCCGTGGCGATACCCGTGGTCTGTGGCTGCGTCCGGGCAACGGCCCGGCACCGGAACTGACGCCCGAGCGGCCCATGATGCTGGACCGGGGCGATCTGGCCCTCATCGGGCAGGACGGGGTGATCCTTGCCACTGCCACTGACCGCAGCCCGCTTGTTGATGTCGTCTACCCTGACCGCACCAGCCTTGCGCAGATGTTGGCCAAGTACCGCCCTTGGATCGTTGGGGGCATCTGGGTGTTGGTGACGCTGCTTGTGCTGATCGTCTTCCAGCGCGTCTACCGCGCCCGCCGCGGCAAAGACGAGACGTAA
- a CDS encoding glycosyltransferase family 2 protein has translation MALDAESEAIGSLLLDRGALTAEQLDAAEDLAEDWNVSLVKVLLSRRWLTTQTLYREIAFYHGLTLVDLIEDRADDDLIRRYDPVVMNQFMTVPIGRAEDGTLTVATSRPGPRTLLHIREVYGTGVTIVVASHFDVSWQLQRAFREKHSHEAVFALAELDPDMSAQNVVTPPQILVIYLLVSAFLLGLAFAPVATLIVLNVFLTVFYTGNFLFKALLVWLGGAAQETSSRAIAAEASLLRDEDLPIYTVLVPMFREPEVLPILAQALRNLDYPLAKLDIKIVLEEGDHETIDAARKLDLEGVFEIIRVPASHPQTKPKACNFALRYAQGDFLVIFDAEDKPEPDQLKKVIAAFNQSAPNTACIQCRLNYYNARENWLTRMFTLDYSLWFDLMLPGLERLGVPIPLGGTSNHFRMDVLRELNAWDPFNVTEDADLGIRLTQKGYRVGVIDSTTFEEANVSIPNWVRQRSRWIKGYMQTFLVHSRRPIHLWQSVGSAGVFGFIFFIGGTVLSGLLNPVFWSIFAIWLIFGTEVITPYFPLPVLYLSLVNLLAGNGLLIYLTMVAPFRRRWTDLAPWGITVVGYWVLMTVASYKALSQLIFNPFYWEKTQHGLSKHTANEVAEASAEATEATQ, from the coding sequence GTGGCGTTGGATGCCGAAAGCGAAGCCATTGGTTCGCTGCTGCTTGACCGTGGTGCGCTGACGGCTGAACAGCTCGACGCGGCAGAGGATTTGGCCGAAGACTGGAACGTCTCTCTGGTCAAGGTCCTACTGTCGCGGCGCTGGCTGACCACGCAGACACTCTACCGGGAGATCGCCTTTTACCATGGGCTGACGCTGGTCGATCTGATCGAAGACCGCGCCGATGATGATCTGATCCGGCGGTATGATCCGGTGGTGATGAACCAGTTTATGACGGTGCCGATTGGCCGGGCAGAGGATGGCACCCTGACGGTGGCCACCTCGCGGCCCGGGCCGCGCACACTGCTGCACATTCGCGAGGTCTACGGCACCGGCGTGACCATCGTCGTGGCATCGCATTTCGATGTGTCATGGCAGCTACAACGCGCCTTCCGGGAGAAACATTCCCATGAAGCGGTCTTTGCTCTGGCAGAGCTTGACCCGGATATGTCTGCGCAGAACGTGGTGACCCCGCCGCAGATTTTAGTGATTTATCTCTTGGTCTCAGCTTTTCTGCTGGGGTTGGCCTTTGCGCCGGTGGCCACGCTGATCGTGCTGAACGTCTTTCTGACCGTTTTCTACACCGGAAACTTCTTGTTCAAGGCGCTGCTTGTCTGGCTGGGCGGTGCCGCGCAGGAGACCTCATCGCGGGCCATCGCGGCTGAGGCATCGCTGCTGCGCGACGAAGACCTGCCGATCTATACCGTGCTAGTGCCGATGTTCCGCGAGCCTGAGGTGCTGCCGATCCTTGCCCAAGCGCTGCGCAACCTCGACTATCCGCTGGCCAAGCTCGACATCAAGATCGTGCTGGAAGAGGGTGATCACGAGACGATCGACGCGGCGCGCAAGCTGGACCTCGAAGGCGTGTTTGAGATCATCCGCGTCCCGGCCTCCCACCCGCAGACCAAGCCCAAAGCCTGCAACTTTGCGCTGCGCTATGCGCAGGGCGATTTCCTCGTGATCTTTGACGCCGAGGACAAGCCAGAGCCGGATCAATTGAAAAAGGTCATCGCCGCCTTCAACCAATCCGCGCCCAATACCGCCTGCATCCAGTGCCGGTTGAACTATTACAACGCGCGGGAAAACTGGCTGACGCGGATGTTCACGCTGGACTATTCGCTGTGGTTCGACCTGATGCTGCCGGGGTTGGAGCGTTTGGGCGTGCCGATCCCGCTTGGGGGCACCTCGAACCACTTCCGCATGGATGTGCTGCGCGAGTTGAACGCATGGGATCCCTTCAACGTGACCGAAGACGCCGATCTGGGCATTCGTCTGACGCAAAAGGGCTACCGCGTCGGCGTCATCGATTCCACGACCTTTGAAGAGGCCAATGTTTCGATCCCGAACTGGGTGCGCCAGCGGTCGCGCTGGATCAAGGGCTATATGCAGACCTTCCTTGTGCATAGCCGCAGACCGATTCACCTGTGGCAATCGGTCGGCAGTGCGGGGGTCTTTGGCTTTATCTTCTTCATCGGGGGCACGGTGCTGTCGGGCCTGTTGAACCCGGTGTTCTGGTCGATCTTTGCCATTTGGCTGATCTTCGGGACCGAGGTGATCACCCCCTATTTCCCGCTGCCGGTGCTGTATCTTTCGCTGGTCAACCTTTTGGCGGGCAATGGGCTGCTGATCTACCTCACGATGGTCGCGCCCTTCCGGCGCAGATGGACCGATCTGGCCCCTTGGGGGATTACGGTGGTGGGCTATTGGGTGTTGATGACCGTGGCCTCTTACAAGGCGCTGTCGCAACTGATCTTCAACCCGTTCTACTGGGAGAAGACCCAGCACGGCCTGTCCAAACACACCGCCAATGAGGTCGCCGAAGCCAGCGCCGAAGCGACGGAGGCCACGCAATGA
- a CDS encoding ATP-binding protein: MVSTEPTNKVDAEPSSRSQTLFWGLISTVVLIYFVGLAFLTWSDYNRATTRAEVELEHFAELYEQAVDASLSVANVRMWGLIDELSTARLSDPDQFEAQYGALMNSAVQETKQVDALVLIGADGVVLWATIKPLMGQYLGDRAYFQAAIGLDVDEYTVGVPIVSRATGRRLTPIAWPLIGIDGQPRGVLASSLGEDYYSQLLGLDGLQQDMYVEVVTSNGERAFASGRPQRDPDTPVFRARKEIPALDLYIDVTRSKAAVMQSYWQRTVAFAGLATILFLTVINAAIRARRQSTQLAQALRNSERDRERIRVAQSEFDAIFENVGDGLIVYNDNNKLHRSNRKARQLMGVSSDIDAVQKLRGMVPPFSQMDEDVAVHRVQIPTAENESVAVQCRVMKLHLHGDYIAYNVLQDISAEERLVAARTAFVTSVNHELRTPLTSLAGSLEILHDRFGDTMPKNAGKLLSMATRNADRLLVLVNDILTLQAIDQRQLSIQAERVAVSEVLSEAIAANTGYGVNRDVQLDIHAGPNAAQEAYVQVDTVRMQQIFSNLISNAVKYTPRGGTVKIGAEVDDQWVTFYVCDAGPGIPRSAHDRMFKRFADPVHSRENQANGTGLGLAITRELVLRQDGDISFETRSEEDGDENPGTTFYVRFARDTGATSEQGGAA, from the coding sequence ATGGTCAGCACTGAGCCCACCAACAAAGTCGATGCGGAGCCTTCCTCACGCTCGCAAACCCTGTTTTGGGGACTGATCTCAACGGTCGTTCTGATCTATTTCGTTGGGCTCGCGTTTCTCACGTGGTCCGACTACAACCGCGCCACGACCCGCGCGGAAGTGGAGCTGGAGCATTTCGCAGAGCTTTATGAGCAGGCGGTCGATGCCTCCCTTTCGGTTGCGAATGTGCGGATGTGGGGGCTCATCGACGAGCTGTCGACCGCGCGTCTGAGCGACCCGGATCAATTCGAAGCGCAATATGGCGCGTTGATGAATTCCGCCGTGCAAGAGACCAAACAGGTCGATGCGCTGGTGCTGATCGGTGCGGATGGGGTCGTGCTTTGGGCCACGATCAAACCTCTGATGGGGCAGTACCTTGGGGACCGGGCCTATTTTCAGGCAGCGATCGGGCTCGATGTTGATGAATACACGGTCGGGGTGCCTATCGTATCGCGCGCCACAGGGCGGCGGCTGACGCCGATTGCATGGCCCTTGATCGGCATCGACGGTCAACCGCGCGGGGTGCTGGCGTCGTCCTTGGGCGAGGACTACTACTCCCAGCTGCTCGGGTTGGACGGGCTGCAACAGGACATGTACGTCGAGGTGGTGACCTCCAACGGAGAGCGCGCCTTTGCCTCGGGGCGGCCCCAGCGTGACCCCGACACGCCGGTGTTCCGCGCGCGCAAGGAGATCCCGGCGCTTGACCTTTATATCGACGTGACGCGCAGCAAAGCGGCGGTCATGCAAAGCTATTGGCAGCGCACGGTGGCGTTTGCGGGCCTTGCGACGATCCTGTTCTTGACGGTGATCAACGCCGCGATCCGCGCCAGACGGCAGTCGACCCAACTGGCGCAGGCCCTGCGCAATTCCGAGCGTGACCGCGAGCGCATTCGTGTGGCGCAGAGCGAATTCGACGCGATTTTCGAGAATGTCGGCGACGGGCTGATCGTCTACAATGACAACAACAAGCTGCACCGCTCCAACCGCAAGGCGCGGCAACTGATGGGCGTCTCATCGGATATCGATGCCGTTCAAAAGCTGCGCGGCATGGTCCCTCCCTTCTCGCAGATGGACGAAGACGTGGCCGTTCACCGCGTTCAGATCCCCACGGCAGAGAACGAGAGTGTGGCGGTGCAATGCCGGGTGATGAAACTGCATCTGCATGGGGATTATATCGCCTATAACGTGCTTCAGGATATCTCTGCCGAAGAGCGTCTGGTGGCGGCGCGCACGGCCTTTGTTACCTCGGTCAATCACGAATTGCGCACGCCGCTTACATCCCTTGCCGGGTCGCTTGAAATTCTGCATGACCGCTTTGGCGATACCATGCCAAAGAACGCGGGCAAACTGTTGTCGATGGCCACCCGCAACGCCGACCGGCTTTTGGTGCTGGTCAATGACATCCTGACCCTTCAGGCCATCGACCAACGCCAACTCAGCATCCAAGCCGAGCGGGTCGCGGTGTCGGAAGTGCTGTCAGAGGCGATTGCCGCCAACACCGGCTATGGGGTGAACCGCGATGTGCAACTCGACATCCATGCAGGGCCAAACGCGGCGCAAGAGGCCTATGTGCAGGTGGACACCGTGCGCATGCAGCAGATCTTTTCCAACCTGATCTCGAACGCGGTCAAATATACGCCGCGCGGCGGGACGGTAAAAATCGGCGCCGAGGTGGACGACCAATGGGTCACGTTCTATGTCTGCGATGCGGGGCCGGGCATCCCTAGATCCGCGCATGATCGTATGTTCAAAAGGTTCGCTGACCCTGTGCATTCTCGCGAAAACCAAGCGAATGGCACGGGGCTGGGTTTGGCCATCACGCGGGAGTTGGTGTTGCGACAAGATGGCGATATAAGCTTTGAGACGCGCTCTGAAGAAGACGGAGACGAAAACCCCGGCACAACATTCTACGTGCGGTTCGCCCGTGATACTGGTGCCACGTCCGAGCAGGGGGGGGCGGCATGA
- a CDS encoding (2Fe-2S)-binding protein, with product MIKFELNGRQISVDADPDMPLLWAIRDEIGLTGTKFGCGIGACGACTVHIDGTATRSCITYLGDVEGLSVTTIEGLDEKGNHPVQEAWRNLRVPQCGYCQSGQIMQAASLLQDTPNPSDEDIDAVMTGNLCRCMTYPRIRQAVRDAATAMGGSDNG from the coding sequence ATGATAAAATTCGAATTGAACGGGCGGCAGATCTCTGTCGACGCAGACCCGGACATGCCCCTGTTGTGGGCGATCCGCGATGAAATCGGTCTTACCGGCACCAAGTTTGGCTGCGGCATCGGTGCCTGCGGCGCTTGTACCGTGCATATCGACGGCACCGCCACACGGTCCTGCATCACCTATCTCGGGGATGTAGAGGGCCTGTCGGTTACCACCATCGAAGGGCTGGACGAGAAGGGCAATCACCCCGTTCAAGAAGCGTGGCGCAACTTGCGCGTGCCGCAATGCGGCTACTGCCAGTCGGGTCAGATCATGCAGGCGGCGTCGCTGTTGCAAGACACGCCGAACCCCAGCGACGAAGACATCGACGCGGTGATGACCGGCAACCTTTGCCGCTGCATGACCTATCCCCGTATTCGCCAAGCCGTGCGCGACGCCGCCACCGCAATGGGAGGCTCCGACAATGGCTAA
- a CDS encoding SDR family NAD(P)-dependent oxidoreductase: MDTAVHDQKTLLLTGASRGIGHATAKAFAGKGWRVIGCSRQAFSPECPWPGGAQDHVQVDLSDPNQTIEAVAQVKRLLNGNPLHALVNNAGISPKGEDGARLSTLDTDLRTWGQVFHVNFFASVVLARGLQDELSAGRGSVVNVTSIAGSRVHPFAGAAYATSKAALAALTREMAHDFGPLGVRVNAIAPGEVETAILSEGTDKIVRSIPMRRLGQPEEVARAIYFLCSEESSYVSGTEIEINGGQHV; the protein is encoded by the coding sequence ATGGATACTGCGGTTCACGACCAAAAGACGCTGCTTTTGACAGGGGCGAGCCGGGGCATCGGACATGCCACGGCCAAGGCTTTCGCGGGCAAGGGCTGGCGGGTGATCGGTTGCTCGCGTCAGGCATTCTCGCCCGAATGCCCTTGGCCCGGTGGGGCGCAGGATCATGTGCAGGTCGATCTCAGCGACCCGAACCAGACGATTGAGGCGGTCGCGCAGGTCAAGCGGCTGCTGAACGGTAACCCGCTGCATGCGCTGGTCAACAATGCAGGCATTTCGCCAAAGGGTGAAGATGGCGCGCGGCTCAGCACGCTCGACACCGATCTGCGGACGTGGGGGCAGGTGTTTCATGTGAATTTCTTTGCCTCCGTGGTGCTGGCGCGGGGGCTTCAGGATGAACTCTCTGCCGGGCGCGGATCGGTGGTGAATGTGACCTCTATCGCCGGGTCGCGGGTGCATCCCTTCGCCGGGGCGGCCTATGCCACTTCAAAGGCGGCGCTTGCTGCGCTGACCCGTGAGATGGCCCATGATTTTGGCCCCCTCGGCGTGCGGGTCAACGCAATCGCACCGGGCGAGGTGGAGACGGCAATCCTGAGCGAAGGTACCGATAAGATCGTGCGCAGCATTCCCATGCGCCGCCTTGGCCAGCCCGAAGAAGTTGCGCGGGCGATCTATTTTCTATGCAGCGAAGAAAGCTCTTATGTCTCGGGTACCGAGATTGAGATCAATGGCGGGCAGCACGTCTAA
- a CDS encoding response regulator has translation MSPRIIAVDDSDIAQDFINATLSELGFDDVVSFIDPRAALDAIESDEAAADLILMDIMMPDIDGIELCARIRALDRWSDVPIIMLTSRTDMGSLSEAFMAGANDYVTKPFNQIELQARMRSCLRLKSELDRRRSGENRGARRRAVQSFSEATVPSLFGSKGGFQGSLMSLSPAMQKDLGLIVFRIDGDRDQSDAARGQRQELQRLVAGLFGKVDIPARDGFSHWEDDLFVYGSLHADHAQLEARAQQFISAVAEASASVKEGWTSRPLSVSACVVPPSDAAVATSLARGIQGVESAGKTGATGTICLAANDIGHLPRNGQH, from the coding sequence ATGAGCCCACGAATTATCGCAGTTGACGACTCGGACATCGCGCAGGATTTCATCAATGCCACGCTTTCGGAGCTTGGGTTCGACGATGTCGTCAGCTTCATCGATCCCCGCGCGGCACTTGACGCGATCGAAAGCGATGAGGCCGCCGCAGACCTGATCCTGATGGACATAATGATGCCCGATATCGATGGTATCGAACTATGTGCCCGTATCCGCGCCCTAGACAGATGGAGCGATGTGCCGATCATTATGCTGACCAGCCGGACAGATATGGGCTCCCTTTCCGAAGCCTTCATGGCGGGGGCCAATGACTATGTCACCAAACCCTTCAACCAGATCGAGCTTCAGGCCCGAATGCGCAGTTGCCTGCGCTTGAAATCAGAGTTGGACCGCCGCCGGTCGGGCGAAAACCGGGGCGCGCGCCGCCGCGCCGTGCAGAGCTTCTCAGAGGCCACGGTGCCCAGCCTTTTTGGCAGCAAGGGCGGCTTTCAGGGCAGCCTCATGTCGTTGTCCCCCGCGATGCAAAAAGACCTTGGCCTGATCGTGTTTCGGATCGACGGTGACCGCGATCAATCAGACGCGGCGCGTGGCCAGCGGCAAGAGCTTCAGCGCCTTGTGGCTGGGCTTTTTGGCAAGGTCGATATCCCCGCACGGGACGGTTTTTCCCATTGGGAGGATGACCTGTTCGTCTACGGCTCGCTTCATGCCGATCACGCGCAGCTTGAAGCGCGGGCGCAGCAGTTTATCTCTGCCGTGGCAGAGGCGTCGGCCTCTGTGAAAGAAGGCTGGACATCCCGTCCTTTGAGCGTCAGTGCCTGTGTCGTACCGCCCTCCGACGCGGCTGTCGCCACGTCGCTTGCGCGGGGCATTCAGGGCGTCGAAAGTGCTGGAAAAACAGGCGCGACGGGCACAATCTGCCTTGCCGCCAACGATATAGGACATCTGCCAAGGAATGGTCAGCACTGA